A single Bacteroidota bacterium DNA region contains:
- a CDS encoding Do family serine endopeptidase, which produces MKRIVSIFFVALLGGVGALTIDHFVNKNQTSINAALPANYQVKFANFNGMVPENVSGDFVKASEISLPAVVHVKTEYAPQQQDQFFFSPFGWGQNVPQSRPQMGSGSGVIISGDGYIVTNNHVIDDAQKVEVTLYDHRTYKAKVIGKDPSTDIALLKIDEANLPYLLYGNSDNVKVGEWVLAVGNPFNLTSTVTAGIVSAKARNINILNSDPDRNFFPVESYIQTDAAVNPGNSGGALVNTQGQLVGINAAIASNTGSYTGYSFAVPVNLAKKVVNDLIEFGKVQRAFLGVSIRDIDSKLIEEKKLKSTKGVYVTGISKEGGAHEAGIQEGDQILKIGEVPVENASELQEQISHYRPGDKVSVSLNREGEDKTILVALKDKSGNTMLAKTEKNEVLSILGATFEPITETDMKKLGINSGVKITSLDAGKLRSAGIKEGFIITNIDKKKISSLNDVKLALENKEGGVLIEGIYINGMKSYYAFGL; this is translated from the coding sequence ATGAAACGTATCGTATCAATTTTTTTCGTAGCGCTGCTCGGTGGAGTTGGCGCGCTGACCATTGACCATTTTGTCAATAAAAATCAAACTTCAATCAATGCAGCTCTTCCTGCGAATTATCAGGTAAAGTTTGCCAACTTCAATGGAATGGTTCCTGAAAATGTTTCAGGAGATTTCGTGAAGGCGTCAGAAATTTCTTTGCCTGCCGTAGTGCACGTGAAAACCGAATACGCTCCTCAGCAGCAAGACCAATTTTTCTTTTCTCCTTTTGGCTGGGGACAAAATGTTCCACAGTCGAGGCCGCAAATGGGCTCGGGATCGGGCGTGATAATTTCCGGTGACGGATATATTGTAACAAACAATCACGTGATTGATGACGCGCAAAAAGTGGAAGTGACTTTATATGACCACCGAACTTACAAGGCGAAAGTGATTGGCAAAGATCCTTCGACTGATATTGCGCTTCTGAAAATTGATGAGGCCAATCTTCCTTACCTATTATATGGCAACTCTGACAATGTGAAAGTAGGCGAATGGGTTCTTGCGGTTGGAAATCCTTTCAACCTCACTTCAACTGTTACTGCGGGAATCGTTAGTGCGAAGGCGCGCAACATAAATATTCTGAACAGCGACCCTGACAGAAATTTTTTTCCTGTCGAATCTTACATTCAAACGGATGCTGCTGTGAATCCCGGAAACAGCGGTGGCGCACTTGTGAATACACAGGGTCAACTTGTTGGAATAAATGCTGCGATTGCTTCCAACACCGGCTCATATACCGGATATTCTTTTGCAGTGCCTGTGAATCTCGCAAAGAAAGTTGTGAACGATTTGATTGAATTCGGAAAAGTTCAACGTGCGTTTCTTGGCGTGAGCATTCGCGATATTGATTCAAAACTTATTGAGGAGAAAAAACTGAAAAGCACGAAAGGAGTTTACGTGACTGGAATTTCAAAAGAAGGCGGAGCGCACGAAGCAGGAATTCAGGAAGGCGACCAGATTCTGAAAATAGGAGAAGTGCCGGTTGAAAATGCTTCTGAACTTCAGGAACAAATTTCGCACTACCGCCCGGGCGATAAAGTTTCTGTGTCTTTGAATCGCGAAGGAGAAGACAAAACTATTCTTGTCGCACTGAAAGATAAAAGCGGAAACACAATGCTTGCGAAAACGGAAAAGAACGAAGTGCTTTCAATTCTTGGCGCAACCTTCGAGCCGATTACAGAAACAGATATGAAAAAACTCGGAATCAATAGTGGAGTAAAAATTACTTCGCTCGATGCAGGAAAACTTCGCAGCGCGGGAATTAAAGAAGGTTTCATAATTACGAACATTGACAAGAAGAAAATTTCTTCGCTCAATGATGTGAAACTTGCGCTCGAGAATAAAGAAGGCGGAGTTTTGATTGAAGGAATTTATATAAACGGAATGAAATCATATTATGCTTTTGGACTTTAA
- a CDS encoding T9SS type A sorting domain-containing protein: MKTLFTLCFYVGLIFHSFSQAVTCTVTCGCTSCFGMCDASATINVIGGTLPYTYFWSGGTTTSAASGLCPGTVTCTVTDAMGNFAWDSCFICQPSALSNSVTPTNSSCTTCNNGSATATANGGSPPYTYSWSNGQSTQTATGLSPGTYTIIIADSHGCNNTTTITITSASGIDELSFENIISIYPNPTNGIFSIQSSEKISSIEIYSVLGEKIYSSTHQLNNSITLDLSAKPNGIYFLQLRTEQGTATKKIIIQK, from the coding sequence ATGAAAACACTATTTACACTTTGCTTTTATGTTGGCTTAATATTTCATTCTTTTAGCCAAGCAGTAACTTGTACTGTAACCTGTGGGTGTACTTCATGCTTTGGAATGTGTGATGCTTCAGCAACAATAAATGTAATAGGAGGAACACTTCCATATACATATTTTTGGTCTGGTGGAACTACTACCTCAGCGGCATCAGGACTTTGTCCAGGGACTGTAACCTGTACAGTTACTGACGCTATGGGCAATTTCGCATGGGATTCCTGTTTCATTTGCCAACCTTCTGCTCTTAGCAATTCCGTTACGCCTACAAATTCTTCCTGCACAACTTGCAATAATGGCTCTGCCACAGCAACAGCAAACGGAGGCAGCCCTCCCTATACATACTCATGGAGCAACGGGCAATCAACCCAAACGGCAACAGGGCTTTCTCCGGGCACTTATACTATAATCATTGCAGATTCGCATGGCTGTAATAATACAACAACAATTACTATTACATCTGCAAGCGGCATCGATGAACTAAGTTTTGAAAATATTATTTCTATTTATCCCAATCCTACAAACGGAATCTTTTCAATTCAATCTTCAGAAAAAATTTCTTCAATAGAAATTTATAGTGTTCTCGGAGAAAAAATTTATTCTTCAACTCATCAACTCAATAACTCAATAACTCTTGACCTTTCTGCAAAGCCCAACGGAATTTATTTCCTTCAATTAAGAACGGAGCAAGGCACAGCAACTAAAAAAATAATCATACAAAAATAA
- a CDS encoding sigma-70 family RNA polymerase sigma factor: MRQLKITKSITNRESASLDKYLQEIGREGLITAEDEVALAKRIKEGEQAALESLVRANLRFVVSVAKQYQNQGLSLPDLINEGNLGLIKAAKRFDETRGFKFISYAVWWIRQSILQALAEQSRIVRLPLNQVGALNKMNKTFSKLEQSYEREPTAEEIAKELDIPEDKVADTQRVSGRHVSMDAPLPNAEENSLADLLVNKDAPNADFSLITESLRREIDRSLSTLTDRERDVVRLFFGLGEHPHGLTLEEIGAKFDLTRERVRQIKEKAIRRLRHNSRSKLLKAYLG; this comes from the coding sequence ATGAGACAACTTAAGATAACAAAATCGATAACGAATCGTGAGAGTGCATCGTTGGATAAATACCTGCAGGAAATCGGACGCGAAGGATTGATTACGGCAGAAGATGAAGTGGCTTTGGCGAAACGAATTAAAGAAGGCGAGCAAGCAGCATTAGAATCTCTTGTACGCGCTAATCTTCGTTTCGTAGTTTCTGTTGCAAAGCAATATCAGAACCAGGGATTGAGTTTACCTGATTTAATTAACGAAGGAAATCTCGGACTTATCAAAGCTGCAAAACGTTTTGATGAAACGCGCGGATTCAAATTTATTTCTTACGCAGTATGGTGGATTCGCCAGTCCATTCTCCAGGCGTTGGCAGAACAGTCGAGAATTGTTCGCTTGCCGCTGAATCAGGTTGGCGCGCTGAATAAAATGAATAAAACTTTTTCCAAACTGGAACAAAGTTACGAGCGTGAACCCACCGCAGAAGAAATCGCAAAGGAGTTGGATATTCCGGAAGATAAAGTTGCAGACACGCAGCGCGTTTCCGGAAGGCACGTTTCAATGGATGCGCCTCTTCCCAATGCGGAAGAAAATTCTCTGGCAGATTTGCTCGTGAATAAAGACGCGCCCAATGCTGATTTTTCTCTTATCACAGAATCACTGAGAAGAGAGATTGACCGCTCGCTTTCAACGTTGACAGACAGAGAGCGCGATGTAGTGAGATTATTTTTCGGATTAGGTGAACATCCGCACGGATTAACGCTCGAAGAAATAGGAGCGAAGTTTGACCTCACGCGCGAACGCGTTCGCCAGATAAAAGAAAAAGCAATACGAAGATTGCGCCACAATTCGAGAAGCAAATTATTAAAAGCATATCTCGGATAG
- a CDS encoding glyceraldehyde-3-phosphate dehydrogenase: MKNGYESELNDWIKQEKAAIELISIIGNLWFEKSIELILFHNELRDHSSSKLLNLHLYAKNVVKQPITILDTLLVAREIQKLDLSPSRIDIGKLASEWISEKSVYGNNSSQFITDKLKGFIGKDKLVLKPKDVVLYGFGRIGRIAARELTAQAGKGEQLRLRAIVTRGYSDADLVKRADLLRTDSVHGPFPGTVTEDFQNKALIINGHTVKMIAANNFEEVDYTSYGIQDALLIDNTGTVRDRAGLGKHLLAKGISKVLLTAPGKGDIPNIVFGVNHEKFDISNEKIFSAASCTTNAIIPILKVIEQSLGIKNGHIETVHSYTNDQNLLDNYHKKYRRGRSAPLNMVITETGASSAVAKVIPSLKGKLTANSVRVPTPNVSLAILHLEVGKKVSKEEVNEVIRQAALHSELVEQIQYCFSNELVSTDVIGNPCPAVFDSQATIVSEDGNRVVLYVWYDNEYGYTKQVFRLAKHLAEVIRLRYY; this comes from the coding sequence ATGAAAAACGGCTACGAGTCAGAACTTAATGATTGGATTAAACAGGAAAAAGCCGCCATTGAATTAATCAGCATTATTGGAAATCTCTGGTTTGAAAAATCCATTGAGTTAATTCTTTTTCACAACGAACTCCGCGACCACAGCAGCAGCAAACTTTTGAATCTTCATCTCTACGCGAAGAATGTGGTGAAGCAACCCATCACAATTTTGGATACGCTTCTTGTTGCCCGTGAAATTCAAAAATTAGATTTATCTCCTTCGAGAATTGATATCGGCAAACTTGCTTCGGAATGGATTTCTGAAAAATCTGTTTATGGAAATAACAGTTCACAATTCATCACAGATAAATTAAAAGGTTTTATCGGGAAAGATAAACTTGTGCTGAAACCGAAAGATGTTGTGCTCTATGGTTTCGGACGAATCGGCCGAATTGCAGCACGCGAACTCACAGCGCAGGCAGGAAAAGGAGAGCAGCTTCGCCTTCGCGCAATTGTTACGCGCGGATATTCCGATGCTGATTTAGTAAAGCGCGCTGATTTGCTCCGCACAGATTCTGTTCACGGCCCCTTCCCCGGAACTGTGACGGAAGATTTCCAAAACAAAGCGCTCATCATCAACGGGCATACAGTGAAAATGATTGCCGCAAATAATTTTGAAGAGGTGGATTATACTTCCTACGGAATTCAGGATGCGCTTCTGATTGATAATACGGGAACCGTTCGCGACAGAGCAGGACTCGGCAAACATCTTCTCGCAAAAGGAATTTCAAAAGTTCTTCTCACTGCTCCGGGCAAAGGCGATATTCCGAATATTGTTTTCGGAGTGAACCACGAAAAGTTTGACATAAGCAATGAGAAAATATTTTCTGCCGCATCGTGCACCACCAATGCAATCATTCCTATTCTGAAAGTGATTGAACAATCGCTCGGAATAAAGAACGGGCACATTGAAACAGTTCACTCTTACACTAACGACCAAAACCTTCTCGACAACTATCATAAAAAATATCGCAGAGGACGTTCTGCTCCTTTGAATATGGTGATTACGGAAACAGGAGCATCAAGCGCAGTGGCAAAAGTTATTCCTTCTTTAAAAGGAAAACTCACAGCAAATTCCGTTCGTGTTCCCACTCCGAATGTTTCTCTTGCTATTCTCCATCTCGAAGTCGGAAAAAAAGTTTCCAAAGAAGAAGTGAACGAAGTAATACGCCAGGCCGCTCTTCACAGCGAACTCGTTGAACAAATTCAATATTGTTTTTCGAATGAACTTGTTTCCACCGATGTGATTGGAAATCCTTGTCCCGCTGTTTTTGATTCGCAAGCGACCATTGTTTCCGAAGATGGAAATCGTGTGGTGCTTTACGTTTGGTATGATAATGAATATGGCTATACCAAGCAGGTTTTCCGCCTTGCAAAGCATTTGGCGGAAGTGATTCGCCTGAGATATTACTAA
- a CDS encoding leucine-rich repeat domain-containing protein, giving the protein MQSGVIAFLFLFLSCSTCKNLDKALAHPNEATKLTISRCKMHSLPPEIGKLKNLRELKIYKCGLDSLPKEIGKLGNLEVLSLSGNKLKKLPAEIGYLEKLKHLNVSYNELEELPKEMGELRVLETLTLDGNNLSELPAELGNDNSLVTLSVGRNHLTSLPASLGNLSELRFLIIGRNRLKQLPEEVGKLSHLVELNVAGSGAMLGFPNSICELKNIETLVVDASIVVPYCLQARRDLRFRIVVE; this is encoded by the coding sequence ATGCAGAGCGGTGTTATTGCATTTTTGTTTTTGTTTCTCTCGTGTTCCACGTGTAAAAATTTAGATAAGGCGCTTGCGCATCCGAATGAGGCGACTAAACTTACAATCAGCCGGTGCAAAATGCATTCGCTTCCGCCTGAGATAGGGAAGTTGAAAAACCTGAGGGAGTTGAAGATTTATAAGTGCGGGCTGGATTCGCTTCCGAAGGAGATTGGGAAACTTGGAAACCTTGAGGTGCTTTCGCTGAGCGGGAACAAGTTGAAAAAACTTCCTGCGGAAATCGGTTATCTGGAAAAACTGAAGCATCTGAATGTTTCGTACAACGAACTGGAAGAACTTCCGAAGGAGATGGGCGAGTTGCGGGTGCTTGAAACGCTGACGCTGGATGGGAATAATTTATCTGAACTGCCTGCGGAACTGGGGAATGATAATTCATTAGTGACGCTTTCGGTTGGGCGGAATCATCTCACCTCATTGCCTGCTTCGCTGGGGAATCTTTCGGAACTTCGTTTCCTTATTATAGGGCGAAACCGGCTGAAGCAACTGCCGGAGGAGGTTGGGAAACTTTCTCATCTGGTTGAATTGAATGTGGCGGGGAGCGGTGCGATGCTTGGGTTTCCGAATTCTATTTGCGAGTTGAAAAATATTGAAACGCTGGTGGTGGATGCTTCGATTGTGGTGCCGTATTGCTTGCAGGCGAGGCGTGATTTGCGGTTCAGGATAGTTGTTGAATAG
- a CDS encoding carboxypeptidase regulatory-like domain-containing protein, whose product MNNIQHNQLDMFRAVSLHASTYQNITNSISAFANGINALNAKIASIEQTSGEQAQALTGAAKDKSAFRTTLIDMTYASITPVKAFALANNNQTLAAQMKYSPSDLKRIQDDQIGQIAQNLLNIVTPLLPQLSAYGITQATLNSWQGAINNYMPSIEKPRNAIAHRTTLTTDLSDLFTEANTILKNTLDATSITFKTSASDYYRDYKKAREIIDTGKGHTRIKGKCTHALTGSAIYNVKVRVNEQAIETNSDVDGLYEQHLKPATVTCTISADGFQTQTTPPFAVDRGATLTKDFALTPAP is encoded by the coding sequence ATGAACAACATCCAGCACAACCAACTCGACATGTTCCGCGCAGTATCGCTCCATGCATCCACCTATCAGAATATAACAAACTCCATCAGCGCCTTCGCAAACGGCATCAACGCCCTCAATGCAAAAATTGCCTCCATCGAACAAACCTCAGGCGAACAAGCCCAAGCCCTCACAGGCGCAGCAAAAGATAAAAGCGCCTTCCGCACCACGCTCATTGACATGACTTACGCATCCATCACACCCGTAAAAGCATTCGCCCTCGCAAACAATAACCAAACCCTCGCAGCCCAAATGAAATATTCCCCCTCCGATTTAAAAAGAATTCAGGACGACCAAATCGGGCAAATTGCACAAAACCTTTTAAACATCGTAACCCCGCTTCTCCCTCAACTTTCCGCTTACGGAATCACACAAGCCACACTCAATTCATGGCAGGGCGCAATAAATAATTACATGCCCAGCATTGAAAAACCCCGAAACGCAATCGCCCACCGCACCACTTTAACAACCGACCTCTCCGACCTCTTCACCGAAGCAAACACCATTCTCAAAAATACGTTGGACGCAACCTCCATCACCTTCAAAACTTCCGCATCCGATTATTACCGCGATTATAAAAAAGCCCGCGAAATAATTGACACCGGAAAAGGACACACACGCATCAAAGGAAAATGCACACATGCCCTAACAGGTTCTGCAATCTATAATGTAAAAGTCCGCGTAAACGAACAAGCAATCGAAACCAATTCAGATGTAGACGGGCTTTACGAACAACATCTCAAACCCGCAACAGTAACCTGCACCATATCTGCCGATGGATTCCAAACTCAAACAACCCCTCCCTTTGCAGTAGACAGAGGCGCAACCCTCACAAAGGACTTCGCCCTCACGCCCGCACCTTAG
- a CDS encoding diaminopimelate epimerase, with protein sequence MKFEFYKYHGTGNDFIIIDNRKLKVKLNTKKIAHLCHRRFGIGADGLMLLQNKKGFDFEMVYFNSDGNESSFCGNGSRCIVVFAKELKVIKKSETTFIATDGIHEAKIKGDIIGIKMRDVKNIEEDENYYLLNTGSPHYVKFTEGVKSAEIISEAKRIRYSERFSKEGVNINFAEKNGKSIFVRTYERGVEDETLSCGTGVTATALASAVKGISTAENHCKISTLGGELTVRFHRGNGNSFNDIWLEGPATFVFKGEIKI encoded by the coding sequence ATGAAATTTGAATTTTATAAATATCACGGTACAGGGAATGATTTCATCATCATTGACAATCGCAAGTTGAAAGTGAAATTGAACACAAAGAAGATTGCGCATTTATGCCATAGAAGATTTGGAATTGGCGCGGATGGTTTGATGTTGCTTCAGAATAAAAAGGGATTCGATTTCGAAATGGTTTATTTCAATTCCGATGGCAACGAAAGTTCCTTCTGCGGAAACGGAAGCCGTTGCATTGTGGTGTTTGCGAAAGAACTGAAAGTAATTAAAAAGTCTGAAACAACTTTTATTGCTACAGATGGAATTCACGAAGCAAAAATTAAAGGGGACATTATCGGTATAAAAATGCGCGATGTAAAAAATATTGAAGAGGATGAAAATTATTATTTGCTGAATACCGGCTCTCCGCACTATGTAAAATTTACTGAAGGAGTCAAGAGCGCAGAAATAATTTCCGAAGCAAAAAGAATTCGTTACAGCGAGAGGTTCAGCAAAGAAGGTGTGAACATAAACTTCGCGGAGAAAAATGGAAAAAGCATTTTCGTGCGCACGTACGAGCGCGGTGTGGAAGATGAAACTCTCTCCTGTGGAACGGGAGTGACTGCGACTGCTCTCGCGTCTGCAGTCAAAGGAATTTCTACAGCGGAAAACCACTGCAAGATATCAACATTGGGCGGTGAATTAACCGTGCGTTTTCATAGAGGAAATGGCAATTCATTCAACGATATTTGGCTCGAAGGCCCGGCAACATTTGTTTTCAAAGGCGAAATAAAAATATGA